The Periplaneta americana isolate PAMFEO1 chromosome 2, P.americana_PAMFEO1_priV1, whole genome shotgun sequence genome has a window encoding:
- the LOC138691112 gene encoding sarcoplasmic reticulum histidine-rich calcium-binding protein-like produces MSHENHDQAHDKGHDKDQNHDENLEKGNKEHDKDKDHDKDQQEHGHDKLNDKNHVKTHNNHRMNHDKDNNKHHDEDDIDHDKNHDKNDQNKDSKDHDKHHKDHGNDSDKDQDMDHEHGNNDHDKNHDVDHGKNHDIDPSYDHGKDVKHQDHENHEKGEDNNKNKDLNKVQ; encoded by the coding sequence ATGAGCCATGAGAACCATGACCAGGCTCATGATAAGGGCCACGACAAAGACCAAAACCATGACGAAAACCTTGAAAAAGGGAATAAGGAGCACGACAAAGACAAAGATCATGATAAGGACCAGCAAGAACATGGACATGATAAACTCAATGACAAGAACCATGTTAAGACTCACAATAACCATAGGATGAACCATGACAAGGACAATAACAAGCATCATGATGAGGACGACATAGACCATGATAAGAATCACGACAAGAACGACCAAAACAAAGACAGCAAGGACCATGATAAACATCACAAGGATCATGGTAACGACAGTGACAAAGACCAAGATATGGATCATGAGCATGGCAACAATGATCATGATAAGAACCACGATGTAGACCATGGTAAGAACCACGACATAGACCCTAGTTACGACCATGGTAAGGATGTCAAGCACCAAGACCATGAAAACCATGAGAAAGGCGAGGACAATAACAAAAACAAGGACCTCAATAAGGTTCAataa